The genomic interval CAGAAAGTAATATAACATCATCAAAAAGTTCAAATGTCTCAGGTGCAGGTTGTAGAAGAGAGATCAACACTGTTCCATCCAGGACATGAACCATTTGTCTGATGAACTTGACTATCTGAAAAGTGGTAGAGCTGTCAAGTCCAGTAGATATTTCATCCATGAACAATGCTCTTGCAGGACCAGTCAACATCTCTCCTGAAACCAAGATCCAATACTTTTAGGCCTCAACATATGCCTAGCAAGTGttgaagaaaataatttcttaTTTTAGAACATGTGGACGTCAAAGCTAGGCGATTACAAATGATGATTGCAATCTTACTTTCCTGTCAATTTCTGTTTGCTACATACCAGTGGTCATTCGCTTTTTTTGTCCCCCAGAGATGCCTCTTCTCATTTCATCACCAACAAGGATGTCTGCGCAAATATCCAGACCAAGTACCTATTTTGCATAATTCAAAGAATCAGTGTTATTAGTTCCAGCTTAATGAAGGATAGAACACATACTAAAAAATGAGGTCAGGAACCTTCAGGATATAATCTGTTGCTATACTGGTTTTCTGCCCCTTGATTGATGTAGCCCTCATGAAAGCATCAATTTCAGGGTCTGGCTTAATTCCAGCATATCTCTCCCGTCTTGACAATTCTGACAACATCTCATACCTTGTACCCACACCCAAACACCGTCCAGAGAAGTCAAGGGTTTCTCGAACTGTCATCTCTCCATTGTGAAGGTCTAATTGACTGATATATGCACAAGTTCTCTGGGGAACAAATTCTGATAGTTCATGGCCACAATATGTAATTCTACCTGATTTCTGAACACAAAGCAAAGACATCAAATACAAATAAATTCTTTGAAAAGGTTTGTTCTAGTTTAACTATCAGAGACTAGTTGATGTTAATGCCATGTGGTAAAAGTACAAAAAAGCATACCCTAAGAGAATTATCAAGTTTCCCACATAGTGCAAGCAAGAGTGTTGTCTTCCCTGATGCTGGAGGTCCAAGAAGCAAAGTCATCCTGACAATGAGTAAGATATCGAAAACTGAGAActgtatttaatttttagtattcCTTTCTACTTTGCATTGAACCTGTAGATACCAGATGTAAATAAGATTGTCATTTTGTTGCAATAGTAGCAAATAGAATACATTCAGCATATTAGTTGTATGAACTGTAGGGCTTTCATAACTATAACAAACTTCTGCCTTTATGGTGTAGGGAAAAGTTCTTATGTCAAATACAGAAGTAATTTATCTAAAATCAACTGAATTATTCTCTTCTTTTAGGTGCCTTGCAGCCTTGTAGGGTTCCATAAACTAGTCGTTCTTTCTCCCATCAGCACAAGTTTCACTTGTGTCTAACTTTTCTTACTTTTgcgtattttatttttcaagagcTATACTAATAATATGCTCTATATTACTGCTGAATTAGAATTTTCCAGATAACTTATGCTGATACCTTGACGGCTTCAGTATCCCACTGACATTGTCAAGAATATTTATAGTCCTTTTCTTGGATGGAGAGAGTTGCAGAAGACCAAAAAAACCCTAAATGGTTCAGAAAGAATTAACATCATATAAATCAAAAGAACTGTACAAATGATTATCAGATTGAATACAAAATTGATAGCTGAGTTTAACTTTAACCTGAGAAAAATTCCAAAAGAATTGAAACTAGACCTTttgagaaagagaaaaaaaaacataatggtTCTCCTATAAATCTCCATAGTTAGTTCTTTCTGAAGTAGAGAAACTTgtaggattatatatatatatttttttgaaggAATGACTAAGACATCTCGCTTAAAACCTATGAAAACTATAACCGGGTAATAAATTTCTATTTCACATTAAATTTGGAGAAAAATGTTTAAGGATGATGAAGTACACCTAGTGATAAATTTTGAATGAGTATTTAGGACGTACAAAAAAATGGATAAAAACTAATATATTAGACTTGTTTCTCCCACATGatcgtttcttttgtttttatatcAGTCACCACCTCTGTATATAGTATTCATTTTATTCTATTTACATGTGTATCATGTCTCACTCTtcttggaatatatttgtatgGAATGTAATGAAGAATTCTCAAGTTTAGATTTGAGTCAGCCAGTACCTCTAAGATGTTCAGGGTGGTATTCCACAGGGAAGGAAGAGCTCTGCTACCAACATAAACATCTGCCTCCAGTGACAGATTCTGGTATCGAACCTCAATTTTCGGAAGTTCCAATCCCACCCTGTTCCATTTTCATATATGTCAAACCGACCAGGCCATGTAGCAACACAAGTTTCTTTTCAACAAGAAGAAAACTCATCAAATTTATCAAACAACAGACTTAAAGGAAAAGTTGCTCAAAAAATAGCCGCATAAGTTTATCAACTAATCCTAAAACCCTCAACCCAAAAAATACATCTTTCATAAAAAGATATATTTTTTGTTGAAATTTGTCATATCTATCAAAAATTATTAGCAATAGTCTGTTGGCTCAAGCATAATCGTgcacattattgattccaagaaAGTTATGGGCGTAACCGGTCGATTCGTTCTCGGAGGCGCTTGAGGAACCGCTCGTTGTCCTCCTCCACCACCTTGAAGATTTTCTCCAGCAGAAGCTTCTTCTCGTGGAGTCCGAGGCGCCGGAGTTCAACCTCACCGCTGAAATCCGCCACGTCCGGCCGCACGACCCCCTTCCGCGCGCGGCCGTTGGCCGGCAGCTTCTCCAGTGCCGCCTGTCGCAGGTCCTCCTCGTCGTCGCTTGATTCGCTTTTGAGGAAGACGCCGGAGGCGTCCCGGAAGCTGTCGGCCCAGCTCCGGCTACTACCGGTCCTCGGGAGCTCGTTCGCCATGGAGCCGCGGCGACCACCTGCAAAGAGTAAGGCATAGGAGAAGCGAGAGGGGGAGGGAGTATAAATAATGGATGGCAATTTGGGAAGGAGATGGAGAAGCGTTTCTTGTCGATGCTGATGGTGCTCTTCCTCTTGTTCTCGCGCAGAATGAGACGAGCGAAGTAATCCGGCCGTACTGTTCATGCAGGACGCCTTGCAGGACAATTTTGCATCGAGGTCCAAATATTTTAGTTTTGTGTGTTgtaattttgtttctttttgcgGATGTGGGCATCGAGAACTTGTTTTTTGGCTGATGCTAGCAAACATATTAAACTATACATGGTTACTAGagattagttttttatttaaatacgtagaaaaaaaatattgtaatttataaattttttgtaGTCTTAAATCAGTTATAATATgttaaattacaaaaattataaatttgaacATTTGACTTGATTTATAAAGACTAGTAGTTGAGCTCCATAAAAAACTCAGCCCAAGCTcaatcattaataaacaaacctgaacacaataaataaataagtttgaacataaataaattctGCTACAAAAGGAAGAGGATGTTCAACTCTGACGAGAATGAGATTTTACAAATTAGGAGGTTTTGAGTCGGATTTGGGCGGATCGATCGAATTTTTGTCAAAAACATAATCCAAAGATAGGTTGAAAATCCAATCTTTGAATAATTTTGCGTCTAGTAAACTGGTGAATAATATCAATTTGTCCCCTCCACTAATTCGCTACCTAAAGTAAATTGAGTATCAAACAGCATATTGAACGGAAAGGTTTCTAAGATGCTCCTTTGTCCATAATCATACCAAATGCAATGTGTATGTGTAGCATCTTGTCACGTTTCATTCTATAATTTCAATTAGATGCCGTCGTTGAGTTGTATTTATATAATTGTGGGATGTAAGTTCCAagtgaataaatttttataataaggACACTCAAATGGTTAAATTTGCCAACCTAAACTGCAACAATTCGACAATTGTAACGCAGGAAAAAATTAGTCCAACGACAAATGCAGgctaaaaaattcttaaaattataATTTCGATATTTTTCTATACAAAAATGAAAGTTGTTAGATTGCCGGTCTTAAAATTTATGAATGTAGATATAATATAAAAGAAATTGCCATCCAGTGATGTATGGAGTTAATTTGCATGATCAAGTAGCAACAAATAGCATTGATGCCACAAGTCAAAGCCAGTAGTACCATGATAATGCTGACTTCATGACTTGAACTGCTTAGTTGTTCTATAAGCAGTCCTCCAATTTAGCAGTTGAGTTGTCTCTAATATttggaatattatttttaagttcTAAACCATCAAAACTAGTCAGTGTCACCGAAAAGTCTCCTAGGAAATTACAGAGCATTGGAAGTCTACGATTTTGGTAAATATAGGGATAAATACCTTATAACTTATACCAACTAGGTATCATGGGTCAGGCTGAAGATGCAGTATGAAAGAGCAAAATCATGTGAATCTCATTCAAAAATGAGAAAAATGATGCACGAAAGTTTTACCTGATTCGCAACAAGTTTGTTGAGTAATCAGACAGTAAACTACTGAAGGTGACTTCATGCCGTTAATCTCCTGAGTTAGTGGATTTTGATATCGACTTCTTGTTTGATTGCTCCAACAGTTGGGTACATGCTGCTGAGCTCACTGGTTTTAGATGCCAAGTTCTTGTTCTTTCTAAAAAGATGCTGGGGTTCTTGTCTGAATCCTGCTCTTGTAAGATATTGATGCTGAGTTCAGTTTTTTTTTAATCCCAAGTTGTTTGATAGCTCTCACAAATAAGATACTATAATGCTGAGTGAGTTTGtttctgaagaagattctgatggTGCTCTTTTCATATTATGAAATGAAAAATGGGATAATCCGAAAGATTACCTCAGTCACAGCGAGTGATCGGACGATAGATTATTGATGCTGATTTCATGTTCTACATTGCTGAGTCATTTGCTTAACCCTTCAGTCTGTTAAGATTGTGAGTTTGTGGTTCTATGTTGATTTCCTGCTGAATTACTCCAACAATAACTCAATAAGATATATGCTGCTGAATTCATTGTTTTTGATGCCAAGTTCTTGTTTTTTCAAGGAAACATGCCGAGTTAGTTTGTCTGAGTCAGACTCGCAACAAGATATAGAGTCCATGTTTTTGAATATCAAGTTGTCAGTCGGTTGCCTCCACACTATAATGCTGGGCGAGTTCTTGTTTATAAGCAATTCTGATGCTGCTCGGTTCATGGCCGTTTGATCATTCCAGTAATAAGATATGGTTGCAGAGCTTGAATTCTTGTTTGATTCATCTGTCTGAGAAGACAATAACATGACAAATGATAATCAGAGTCCGCAATGAATATGAAGAGTAAACAAACAATGTTCCATGAATAATCTCATTGTGGTGATAAGGGATTGAAATGAAACAATTATGTACTGAGTTTTCTCCATATGTAACTGCAATATGAACAATCATGCAGCTGGGAGACAAGAGATTGCCAAGTATTAAGAACTTAATGATATAAATCCAGTTCACATATCTGATGAATAAGATGACAGTCGTTTGGAGGGAATTGTTGAATGGTATTTCTCCAGCCATTTGAACTATGGAAATTTTGTGCTTAAAGGTCTTCAGAAGCTCCTTTCTGCTGAATGAGGCATTTAAATGGGAAAAGGGAGATCCACAGAGATGAACCACAGCCATGAATTAGGCAACATCAATATTGTAACACGAGAAGATACCACAAGTAAATATAAAGATTGCAGCAACACACCTCAGAGTCATGCAGATTGGTAAGTGGAAGAAACTGTGCATGGTGTGTGATAACAATTGTTGAAGAAACATAACATACTAGAGTTCTGGGGAAAAGTTGGCATCAAGGTTTCTGAGGCAATTTGCCAAAATTCACTAGTTTGCACAAGCAAACATATATTGCTTGCGGCTATTTTTTCACAAAGGTTGCTTGAGTTCATTTCAAGGTTTGAAAATTTTGCTAATCCaatgaaaattgaaaaaaaaaactctaaccaAGTGTATGTCCATTTCGTGAGTCTTAAAGCATgatgaaataaggaaaataaagcaTTTTACAGCTTCCAAGCAAAGCAACAAAGCACATCAAGAGTGTCCAGTAATCTTAAAATGTGATgatcaaagaaaaaaaacaaaataaaaaaattatagtacCAACAAACAAAATGAAATCGCCAGGATATGAAATTTGTAAATTGAAACACACATCCCATTTATGGTTGAATTGAACATAACAGGTGAATATAAAGCATCTGCAAGTACATCATATCCCACAAAGAATACAATAAAGCATAACAATCTTAACCAGGGTTTTCTTCTTAAATGGAGGTTATTTATGAACTTATTACTGGACTTCATATAACATTCTTTTGACATTCGATGTGATTCATATTTGCCATGGACATCAAGTGCTACTATAGGAGCATCAGAAGCATTGTTGCCATCTTCATTATTATATATATTGAAGAATGAAGATTTGTTACATGCACAGGAACAAAACAGATGGAAGAAGAAACTAGTAAGATAATTGCCTTACTAATCAAATAATTTCTCCCCGGATAAGCAATTAAAAATATCTGCATACTAAACGTAAAGTTCTGAAAATAGAAGTTCCTAATATAGGATTTGTATATGTTAACATAAATGAATATGCGGAAAAAGAAAGGGGTTTCTTTTAAACATGATAGTTTCTTCTACAACTTATGCTATATTTCCAGAACTTCCAGGCAAACAGACATAAAACAATGACAAAGGAAAATTTCAAAATGCAGGTTGTCAGAACTGCAATTAGGTGGGAATGAGAGCAATAACTGATATCTTAGTAGTTCCAACTTCCTGTTATGATGTGGTCACAGATTCTATATAGTTGCATGACCTTGCTGTGAGTAATTTGACTTAAGCATTTGAATCGCCTGGGAAAGAGATTGtaccaaaaatagaatttttaccGTATTCATGGAATTAGTAGAATGGGAGGTCGTTTGATTAGATTGTGTAACCAATTTTTAAGAATATTCAAAGACAAACTGTTTCTATAGAAGTACTTTTATTTATGAAGCATACAGAGAGGTGGGGTTAATATGGGGTCATTATGCAATCTTTCTCTTAACTATAATCATGAAGAACATACAAGCAAAGAAATAAGAATAACCTGAGAGCCACAAGCTGCTGAAGACAAAAGTGAACAGAAATAGTCCAGCTTTACAGATTGTGGGAAGGACAAAACATATAGTGTGCCTAAAAAGAATTAGATAGGATTCTTGTCTTGATGAAAGTTTCGTTTTCTTTTTCAGCACACATGGCTCTATAACAGATAAGAactaaaaagataatagaaaggATCCCACAGAAGAACAAAGTTTGTCCAGACAACTTATCCTTTGTTACTGAGAAATTGAACAAACAATTCTtatatttctgatatatgaaTCACAATGGAGATTAAAGCAAGGCTTTAATATAGTCATCATGAATTCATAAATATAGCAAAAAGAGATTCAGCTGCGAAGTATTAAGTTATAATCATGTTTTGAGGACAATTGTCATTGAAACATGTTCATCATCATTACACAGGATGTAAAATAAAACACCTTTAGGTGTTACAAAAGAAACCTTCCTTCCCTCATGCcaacttgaaattaaaatttcaatttacCTTAAGATGAAGTGACCTCTGATCCAAGGCTGAAACTTACACTACAAGAAGCTAAACATCAAATGGAACAACAAAAAAACACCATGGATCTGAGATTTGAGAGAATGATAGTCCATTAGTCTCATTGATGGCTTTTCTCACCCTTTAGTTTCTATCCTAGCTTCAGGATTAAGCTGGTCCAAGACTTCCAATGGCTTTTCTGACTGCTTCATAGTTCTCTTAATCTTGGGGGTGGTCAAGTTTCCATGGGAGAACCCATACATTCTAAGCACTTGGTTATCTGCAAAATTGAAAGCTCTCTCCAGGCTTTTCAAGCATCTCTCCACAGGGTAATCTCCATAGCTACCACAAGGCTTGCAGCCAACAAAGTGAGTGACGAATGGCCACCTCTCGTCCCCTAGTCCTGGATGATACTTCTCCATCATTTCTTCATACTTGTCCACCAATCCAGTCCAGAATCCATGAAGGTAATAGGAGTTCTCAATGTAGACCTTGTCTCCCCACCGTTTCTGTTGTGATAGCAGCAAGTAGATGAGCGCCGATTGATCATCCGCCTCGAAGGCCGGCCGGCCTTGTAGCTTGGCAGTCAGTATCTTTCCGGCTTCGTCTCGGATCGGACCTTTTGGCCCCATCGGCGCCCATGCATCGAGCAAATCGAGACTCCACTGGCAATTGCGCAGCAGGAAGCTGCCGGTATTGAGGGCAATCCAGGAATGCTTCTCAAAGAGAAGATCAGGATAGCCATGAATAACAAGATTGTGAGCAGAATAGCGGTCGAGAGGAATCTCGAAGGCCATGTCCGTAAAGAGAGCGTCGCTGTCCATCCACCAGACCCACTCCAACTCCGGGTGCGAAAGCATCAGACGGCGGAGCAGCGGGAGCTTCGCCCAGTACCCTGCGAGCTCCCGGTCGAGGTGCGCCATATTGTAGACGATTTCGATCCCGTGA from Zingiber officinale cultivar Zhangliang chromosome 6B, Zo_v1.1, whole genome shotgun sequence carries:
- the LOC121988625 gene encoding probable glycosyltransferase 2, with protein sequence MGQEGKTPPARDLPSSARSRLTRRRQIRKTFNNLKITVLCGVVTILVLRGTVGIGSLVGAGGGIDASEASEQKVVEDIDRILREIRSDSDPDDDDQIPFGFNSTAAVLNYTSAEELAAYANYTLGPKISDWDEQRRRWLEENPGFPNRVDNGKPRILLVTGSPPNPCDNAIGDHYLLKGTKNKIDYCRIHGIEIVYNMAHLDRELAGYWAKLPLLRRLMLSHPELEWVWWMDSDALFTDMAFEIPLDRYSAHNLVIHGYPDLLFEKHSWIALNTGSFLLRNCQWSLDLLDAWAPMGPKGPIRDEAGKILTAKLQGRPAFEADDQSALIYLLLSQQKRWGDKVYIENSYYLHGFWTGLVDKYEEMMEKYHPGLGDERWPFVTHFVGCKPCGSYGDYPVERCLKSLERAFNFADNQVLRMYGFSHGNLTTPKIKRTMKQSEKPLEVLDQLNPEARIETKG